One window of the Bacteroidales bacterium genome contains the following:
- a CDS encoding SDR family NAD(P)-dependent oxidoreductase yields MKNYVITGATGNIGKNLAKELLSKGQKVKVVGRNAEKLQELVSLGAEALVGNVTNRNFVIKAFAGADAVFCLVTPDFHSTDVRKEQNVIVENYFEAVKANKIPNVVLLSSVGAHLRKGAGVVDGLGYMEEIFLQLKDTNVLNLRPTYFMENTLGMIGTIKQMGIAGNPVNPDVKFPIVATKDIAAVAAKRLLNLDFKNNSIEFVLGAKDYSYGEITAIAGKAIGKEDLKYVQFPYEDTIKSMVASGFCGEDAAKLMVDLAKAINDGTLLNGHTRTAANTTPTTYDEFSKTFAWVYQNS; encoded by the coding sequence ATGAAAAATTATGTAATTACAGGTGCAACCGGAAATATCGGGAAAAACCTTGCAAAGGAATTGCTCTCAAAAGGGCAAAAAGTAAAAGTAGTTGGCAGAAATGCTGAAAAACTTCAGGAATTAGTATCTCTAGGTGCTGAAGCGTTAGTTGGAAATGTAACCAACAGGAATTTTGTAATTAAAGCATTTGCTGGTGCTGATGCTGTTTTCTGTTTAGTTACACCCGATTTTCATTCTACCGATGTTCGAAAAGAGCAGAACGTGATTGTTGAAAATTATTTTGAGGCAGTAAAGGCCAATAAGATTCCAAATGTAGTTTTACTTAGCAGTGTAGGTGCTCATCTGCGTAAGGGTGCAGGAGTTGTTGATGGACTTGGCTATATGGAGGAAATTTTTTTACAGCTTAAGGATACTAACGTGCTAAATCTTCGCCCTACCTATTTCATGGAGAATACCCTTGGAATGATTGGAACTATCAAACAAATGGGGATAGCCGGAAATCCAGTAAATCCCGATGTTAAGTTTCCTATAGTAGCAACCAAAGATATTGCTGCTGTAGCAGCAAAACGATTACTCAATTTGGATTTCAAGAACAATTCTATTGAGTTTGTTCTTGGGGCAAAGGATTATTCTTATGGTGAGATTACAGCTATTGCAGGTAAAGCAATTGGGAAAGAAGATTTAAAATATGTACAGTTTCCATACGAAGATACTATAAAAAGTATGGTTGCTTCCGGTTTTTGTGGTGAGGATGCTGCAAAGCTAATGGTAGATCTTGCTAAAGCCATAAATGATGGTACTTTACTTAACGGTCATACACGTACTGCGGCAAATACAACACCTACCACGTATGATGAGTTCTCCAAAACCTTTGCTTGGGTGTATCAAAACAGCTAA
- a CDS encoding flavin reductase family protein yields the protein MEKIKIENNVLIPMPMSILGVKINGKENYMAVGWICRVNANPPMIAMGIGKRHFSIKGIEENKEFSVNFPSEEQLVETDYVGIYSGAKDDKSKVFKASYGELKNAPLIDEAPLSMACKLVDIVDLPTYSIVIGEIVEAYCDKTVYTGRNIDFSKMKAFFLTMPDNKYWSFGNEIGKAWSDGKDYLVQS from the coding sequence ATGGAAAAAATTAAAATTGAAAACAATGTACTTATCCCAATGCCAATGAGCATTTTGGGTGTAAAAATCAATGGAAAAGAGAACTACATGGCAGTTGGTTGGATTTGTAGAGTTAATGCAAATCCACCCATGATTGCCATGGGAATTGGGAAGCGTCATTTTAGCATAAAAGGAATTGAGGAGAACAAGGAGTTCAGCGTAAATTTTCCCAGCGAAGAACAATTGGTCGAAACAGATTATGTTGGCATATATTCTGGTGCCAAAGATGATAAATCAAAAGTTTTTAAAGCAAGCTATGGGGAATTAAAGAATGCTCCGTTAATTGATGAGGCTCCATTAAGCATGGCTTGTAAGTTGGTTGATATCGTTGATCTACCAACTTACTCTATTGTAATTGGCGAAATAGTTGAGGCCTATTGTGATAAAACTGTTTATACGGGCAGAAATATTGATTTCAGCAAAATGAAAGCGTTTTTTCTGACGATGCCAGATAATAAGTACTGGTCGTTTGGAAATGAAATTGGCAAGGCTTGGTCCGATGGAAAGGATTATTTAGTTCAAAGCTAA
- a CDS encoding ATP-binding cassette domain-containing protein — protein sequence MDKIKQHFIDKEEQVISIRGLYKSFGDLQVLNGIDFTLYKGENVAILGKSGTGKSVLIKIIVGLLRPDRGEVFALGKSVHTLNHKDLDDLRLRIGFSFQSSALYDGMNVYQNLAFPLTMNAKHLTKKEVDTAVEKVLDAVNLSDKKKQMPSELSGGQRKRIGIARTLILKPEIMLYDEPTAGLDPITSTEIIQLINEVQQRYNTSSVIITHDLTCARNTSDRTAMLLDGKFAKVGQFDEIFNTEDQHLKEFYNYNFIQ from the coding sequence ATGGATAAAATAAAGCAGCATTTCATCGATAAGGAAGAGCAAGTAATCTCAATCAGAGGGCTATATAAATCGTTCGGCGATTTACAAGTTCTTAATGGTATTGATTTTACACTCTACAAAGGCGAAAATGTTGCCATTCTTGGTAAATCAGGAACGGGGAAGTCGGTTTTAATAAAGATTATTGTTGGCTTACTTAGACCTGATAGGGGAGAGGTATTCGCATTGGGTAAATCAGTACACACATTAAACCACAAAGATTTAGATGACTTGCGTTTACGAATTGGCTTTTCATTTCAGAGCAGTGCTTTATATGATGGAATGAATGTATACCAGAATCTTGCATTCCCGTTAACCATGAATGCAAAGCATCTTACTAAGAAAGAGGTGGATACAGCAGTAGAAAAGGTGCTAGATGCGGTAAATCTAAGCGATAAGAAAAAGCAAATGCCCTCTGAACTTTCTGGCGGACAACGGAAAAGAATTGGTATTGCCCGTACGCTGATTTTAAAGCCAGAAATAATGCTTTATGACGAACCTACGGCAGGGCTGGATCCAATAACCAGCACCGAAATTATTCAGCTTATAAATGAGGTTCAACAGCGATATAACACCAGTTCCGTTATTATTACCCACGATCTTACATGTGCAAGAAACACATCGGACAGAACAGCCATGCTTCTTGATGGGAAATTTGCTAAAGTGGGTCAATTCGATGAGATATTTAACACCGAAGATCAGCATTTAAAGGAATTCTATAATTATAATTTTATTCAGTAG
- a CDS encoding winged helix-turn-helix transcriptional regulator, producing the protein MSDEKNTYCKCLYYSANALARIITKIAEEEFVVVNLAPSYAFVVMTVNKRPGLLAGELAEIMMLTPSTVTRLLEKLENQQLVKRHTEGRITMIYPTPKSVEINQEIQAAWFKLYTRYTDILGKEFAQQLTEDIFISAVKLDTK; encoded by the coding sequence ATGTCGGATGAGAAGAATACATATTGTAAATGTTTGTATTATTCTGCAAATGCTTTGGCACGAATCATTACAAAAATAGCAGAGGAAGAGTTTGTTGTTGTTAACCTTGCCCCCAGCTATGCCTTTGTTGTAATGACTGTTAATAAAAGACCAGGACTTTTAGCTGGTGAGTTGGCCGAAATTATGATGCTTACACCTTCTACAGTAACCCGGTTGTTAGAAAAACTAGAGAATCAGCAACTAGTTAAAAGACATACTGAGGGTAGAATTACCATGATTTATCCTACACCAAAATCTGTTGAGATAAATCAAGAAATACAGGCCGCATGGTTTAAACTGTATACAAGGTATACCGATATTCTTGGAAAGGAGTTTGCTCAGCAATTGACTGAAGATATTTTTATATCGGCTGTAAAACTGGATACGAAGTAA
- a CDS encoding MCE family protein encodes MNESSYKRYVIVGFFVFVGISILVTAILLIGDLHKTFEQKVEVASIFNDVAGLQKGNNVWLSGVKVGTISNIAFTGKSKVKVSILVDTDVRKYIPNNSKVKISSDGLIGNKILVIFGGTEDTQCVKNGDSLAVEEQHSSEEMINTLRKSNDNILAITSDFRVLSKKLVDGEGTIGKLLNDNSVYTNINASVASLQKVMGEAQKVMSSLKTFSSNLNKEGTLANDLATDTLMFGSIKTSVMQLQQITTAASEFVKNLNQKITDSNTSLGVLLNDKESGTNVKETIKNLESSSKKLNEDLEALQHNMFLKKYFKNKTKSAKKDTLKNGNS; translated from the coding sequence ATGAACGAATCATCTTATAAAAGGTACGTAATTGTAGGCTTTTTTGTTTTTGTAGGAATATCTATTCTAGTTACTGCAATCCTTCTAATTGGAGATTTACATAAAACATTTGAGCAAAAAGTTGAAGTTGCTTCAATTTTTAATGATGTTGCTGGACTTCAAAAGGGGAACAATGTTTGGCTCTCTGGCGTTAAGGTTGGAACAATTAGCAATATAGCATTTACTGGCAAATCGAAAGTTAAGGTTAGTATTCTTGTTGATACGGATGTTCGGAAATATATTCCGAATAACTCAAAGGTAAAGATTAGCAGCGATGGGTTAATTGGAAATAAAATACTTGTTATTTTCGGCGGTACCGAGGATACTCAATGCGTAAAGAATGGCGATTCCTTAGCCGTGGAGGAGCAGCACTCCTCGGAGGAGATGATTAATACCCTAAGGAAAAGCAATGATAATATACTTGCTATTACCAGTGATTTTAGGGTGCTCAGCAAAAAACTAGTTGATGGCGAAGGAACAATAGGTAAACTATTGAACGATAACTCTGTATACACCAATATCAATGCTTCTGTTGCTTCTCTGCAAAAAGTAATGGGAGAAGCCCAAAAGGTAATGAGTTCCCTTAAAACATTTAGTTCAAATCTCAACAAGGAAGGTACATTAGCAAACGATTTAGCCACCGATACGCTAATGTTTGGCTCAATAAAAACCTCGGTGATGCAGCTACAACAAATAACTACAGCAGCCTCAGAGTTTGTTAAAAATCTTAACCAAAAGATTACCGATTCTAATACCTCATTGGGGGTTTTATTGAACGATAAAGAATCTGGAACTAATGTGAAGGAGACCATTAAAAACCTAGAGAGTAGTTCTAAAAAGCTAAACGAGGATCTTGAAGCACTTCAACATAACATGTTCCTTAAAAAATATTTTAAAAACAAGACTAAATCTGCTAAAAAGGATACGCTAAAAAATGGTAATTCTTAA
- a CDS encoding ABC transporter permease, which yields MYGDRIKKHIFTRRVDQFFRDVYDISKFFKTFFKEAFKRPFHFNELINQCYEVGFRSLPLITLTGFIIGIVFTIQSRPPLENFGASSWLPSLMGIAIIKSLGPLVTSLICAGKVGSGIGAELGSMKVTEQIEAMEVSSIHPFKFLVVNRILATTITIPILSFYCCFIALMGSFINVHFEESSSIITFYQNAFSTITFIDIIESTIKAVTYGFTIGFVGCYNGYNASQGTRGVGKAANLAVVYAMFIIFIEEILIVQIFTWIINS from the coding sequence ATGTACGGCGACAGAATAAAAAAACATATTTTCACCAGAAGGGTTGACCAGTTTTTTAGAGATGTTTACGATATCAGTAAGTTCTTTAAAACGTTTTTTAAAGAAGCGTTCAAAAGACCTTTCCATTTTAACGAGCTGATAAATCAGTGCTACGAGGTTGGCTTTAGATCTCTACCTCTGATTACCCTAACAGGCTTTATTATTGGAATTGTTTTTACTATACAATCCCGACCACCGTTAGAAAACTTTGGAGCTTCATCATGGTTACCCTCATTAATGGGCATTGCAATCATAAAATCATTAGGACCATTAGTAACCTCGCTTATTTGTGCTGGGAAGGTTGGTTCTGGTATTGGCGCCGAATTAGGCTCCATGAAAGTAACGGAACAGATTGAGGCCATGGAGGTTTCATCCATTCATCCTTTTAAATTCTTGGTTGTTAACAGGATATTAGCTACCACCATCACTATTCCTATTCTTTCCTTTTATTGCTGTTTCATTGCCCTGATGGGTTCATTTATCAATGTTCATTTTGAAGAGAGTAGCAGTATAATAACCTTCTATCAGAATGCTTTTTCCACTATAACATTTATCGATATTATTGAATCTACAATAAAAGCAGTTACTTATGGATTCACAATTGGCTTTGTTGGATGCTATAATGGTTACAATGCTTCGCAGGGAACTCGTGGAGTAGGAAAGGCGGCAAACCTAGCAGTGGTGTATGCTATGTTCATTATTTTTATTGAGGAGATACTGATTGTCCAAATTTTCACTTGGATTATTAATTCTTAA
- a CDS encoding ABC transporter ATP-binding protein, whose product MKRNIFQKQDDSENTEPVESKVVTESNVEGNNDTSTNKAAVNQLTDIISLVKINQVYTENKSSNVVFKDFNLSIKDIKDRGQFITLMGKSGCGKSTLLRYISGLQVPTSGEVYIYGKKRTEKDRIPMVFQQYTSFEWKTVLQNVALPLILKGVSKEEANEKAMEMIKIVGLAGHESKWAKYPILSGGQLQRVAIARNLVVNPQILLMDEPFGALDTITRRQIQLFLRSIFENAKLDPTVIFVTHSESEAVFLSSDVYILDSGPASILHHYTIDLPKVRDESVRYSKEFTEYVNKLGSLLEELKKEGK is encoded by the coding sequence ATGAAAAGAAATATATTTCAAAAACAGGATGATAGTGAAAACACCGAACCAGTTGAAAGCAAAGTGGTAACGGAAAGCAACGTTGAAGGAAATAACGATACATCTACCAATAAAGCAGCTGTCAACCAATTAACCGATATAATAAGCCTTGTTAAAATCAATCAGGTTTATACTGAAAACAAGTCTTCCAATGTTGTCTTTAAGGATTTTAATCTTAGCATAAAAGATATAAAAGACCGAGGACAATTTATTACTCTTATGGGTAAATCGGGTTGTGGGAAATCTACATTACTTCGATACATTTCTGGGTTACAGGTACCAACTTCTGGCGAGGTTTATATCTATGGGAAAAAACGTACCGAAAAGGACAGAATTCCCATGGTTTTTCAGCAATATACATCGTTTGAATGGAAAACAGTATTGCAAAACGTTGCCCTTCCATTAATACTGAAAGGTGTTTCAAAGGAGGAGGCTAACGAAAAAGCCATGGAAATGATAAAAATTGTTGGATTGGCTGGACATGAAAGCAAATGGGCAAAGTACCCAATACTGTCGGGTGGTCAATTACAAAGAGTTGCCATTGCACGTAACCTTGTTGTTAACCCGCAAATACTGCTAATGGACGAACCCTTTGGCGCATTGGACACCATTACTCGAAGGCAAATACAGCTGTTTCTTCGCTCAATATTTGAAAATGCAAAATTGGATCCAACGGTTATATTTGTTACTCACTCCGAAAGCGAAGCTGTTTTTCTTTCCTCGGATGTTTACATTTTAGATTCAGGACCTGCATCCATTTTACATCATTATACAATTGATTTACCAAAGGTTCGCGACGAATCAGTAAGATATTCAAAAGAGTTTACTGAGTATGTAAATAAGTTAGGTTCACTTTTGGAAGAATTGAAAAAGGAGGGAAAATAA